One genomic window of Roseofilum reptotaenium CS-1145 includes the following:
- a CDS encoding ATP-binding protein, whose product MLSLSGYKTLNFIYESSNSEVYRAIKETNQQPVILKLLKEDYPTRSELTRYKQEYQLTHSLDRKGIIKAYDLQPYKNTLVIILEDFGGESLRSLKIQDTFNLNQYLSLFIKIAESLGELHAENIIHKDINPANIVLNVQTQQLKIIDLGISTQLSKETPTLKNPTIVEGTIQYISPEQTGRMNRSLDYRTDFYSLGVSFYELLAKQLPFTAQDELELVHCHIAKEPRSVTEINPHIPSIFSDIISKLMSKNAEDRYQSAWGLKTDLETCLTQLETQGEIDSFPLGTEDLSDKFQIPQKLYGRQKEIEQLLNIFEQVDRNNQMMLVAGYSGIGKSALVQEIYKPITQRKGYFISGKFDQFQRNFPYSAIVSAFKEFVQQLLTESPENLEKWKTKLLQALGVNGQVIIEVIPEIELIIGPQPPIDKLEPTESQNRFNLVFQHFIHCCCSPEHPLVIFLDDLQWTDRATLKLIELIVMDKNLKNLLLIGAYRDNEVNVNHPFITLIDKLKNNQICIHELTLKNLVINDVRHLIEDTVIQENEKVQELSKMIFDKTQGNPFFVNQFLSNLYSENLIEFNYKNQVWEWDLYKIKSQNITDNVVELMIGKLRKLPLNTQEVLKLAACIGANFDLTTLSLVSGNNSPEVFNYIIPAIQSGLVLSLSELDPELLIQDYRFVHDRVQQAAYALITEEDKPSIHLKIGQLLLKNSSEEEQSENIFDIVGHLNIGFDRLTNDEEKNKITHLNLEAGKKAKSSAAYMGSLEYLKAGMDQLSNDSWDKCYQLTFELHKERCEVEYLNYNYDEAEICADITLQKTKSTLDKCEIYRLLCVQNTLSTKYEEAIVNVTTALDLLGIYFPSSTADQIELQACLDVEIKNIKTHLKYRKVSELEQAEECTDPEKQMAMKLLHCGTSSMFLTNPTMWWIVSTKLVQMSLKYGLVINSIFGFSAYAMFLAQIEEEYALAYEFGTLAINLTERFNHGGVKCQVLHVFATYVNGWNKHLKYANPLNDEGFALALEYGDINYAGYIIMVNCYNLFYQSKPLEEMAEQIENYLLYAEQSSHKLATDLLWAAHLVILNLRGLNSDIDSFDDGEKAEEFYLNNWIECQSFMVLCYYYIIKSQACYLYHKLNESLDCLSEAKKILPFISISIPVAQHNFYSSLTLLRLYPDSDLENQKKVMEKVRKNQVRMKKWVDNCPENFFHKYLLVEAEVAKVLEDTLEAIDLYDRAIEAARENDYI is encoded by the coding sequence ATGCTCTCCTTATCCGGTTATAAAACCCTAAACTTCATTTACGAAAGCAGTAACTCGGAAGTCTATCGGGCAATCAAAGAAACTAATCAGCAACCTGTTATTCTCAAACTCCTCAAAGAAGACTATCCCACTCGCTCAGAACTGACCCGCTACAAACAAGAATATCAGCTTACCCATTCCTTAGACCGAAAAGGAATCATTAAAGCCTATGACCTTCAACCCTATAAAAATACCCTAGTTATTATCCTGGAGGACTTTGGAGGAGAATCCCTCAGATCTCTCAAAATTCAGGACACCTTTAACCTGAATCAATACCTATCCCTATTCATCAAAATAGCTGAAAGCCTTGGAGAACTCCACGCCGAAAATATTATCCACAAAGATATTAATCCTGCCAATATCGTACTCAACGTCCAAACGCAACAGCTAAAAATCATCGACCTCGGTATCTCCACTCAACTAAGCAAAGAAACTCCCACCCTTAAAAACCCCACCATTGTCGAAGGAACCATTCAGTATATCTCCCCAGAACAAACCGGAAGAATGAACCGCTCCTTAGACTATCGCACCGACTTTTATTCTCTTGGTGTATCCTTTTATGAACTGCTCGCCAAGCAACTACCATTCACCGCCCAAGACGAACTCGAATTAGTTCATTGTCATATTGCCAAAGAACCTCGATCGGTAACCGAAATTAATCCCCATATTCCCTCCATTTTCTCCGACATCATCAGCAAGTTGATGTCCAAAAACGCCGAAGATAGATATCAGAGTGCTTGGGGATTAAAAACCGACCTAGAAACGTGTTTAACCCAACTGGAAACCCAGGGAGAAATTGACTCGTTTCCTCTGGGAACCGAAGACCTATCTGATAAATTTCAAATTCCCCAAAAACTCTACGGAAGGCAAAAAGAAATTGAGCAGCTCTTAAACATCTTTGAACAAGTCGATAGAAACAATCAAATGATGCTAGTGGCTGGCTACTCAGGTATTGGAAAATCAGCCCTAGTCCAAGAAATATATAAACCCATCACCCAAAGAAAAGGCTACTTCATTTCTGGAAAATTTGACCAATTTCAGCGTAATTTTCCCTATTCAGCGATCGTATCAGCCTTCAAAGAATTTGTGCAACAACTACTAACTGAAAGCCCAGAAAACTTAGAAAAATGGAAAACTAAATTATTGCAAGCTCTCGGTGTTAATGGACAAGTTATTATTGAAGTCATACCAGAAATTGAATTAATTATTGGCCCCCAACCCCCCATAGATAAATTAGAACCAACGGAATCTCAAAATCGGTTTAACTTAGTTTTTCAACACTTTATTCACTGCTGTTGTAGTCCGGAGCATCCCCTAGTTATCTTTCTAGACGATCTCCAATGGACAGATAGAGCAACTTTAAAGTTAATCGAACTGATCGTGATGGATAAAAACCTAAAAAACTTATTATTGATTGGAGCTTATCGAGACAATGAAGTCAATGTTAACCATCCTTTTATTACCTTGATTGATAAGCTCAAAAATAATCAAATTTGTATTCATGAGTTGACCTTGAAAAATCTAGTTATAAATGACGTTAGACATCTGATCGAAGACACCGTGATACAAGAGAATGAGAAGGTTCAAGAATTGTCCAAAATGATCTTTGATAAAACACAAGGTAACCCATTCTTTGTTAATCAGTTTTTAAGCAACTTATATTCTGAAAATCTCATTGAGTTTAATTATAAAAACCAAGTATGGGAATGGGATTTGTACAAAATAAAGTCTCAAAATATCACAGATAATGTGGTTGAGTTGATGATTGGTAAGTTAAGAAAATTACCCTTGAATACCCAGGAAGTTTTAAAGCTGGCAGCATGTATTGGTGCTAATTTTGATTTAACTACCTTATCTCTTGTCTCAGGAAATAATTCACCTGAAGTATTCAATTACATAATTCCTGCAATTCAATCGGGGTTAGTTTTGTCTTTATCGGAGTTAGATCCAGAACTTTTGATTCAAGACTACCGGTTTGTACATGACCGAGTACAACAAGCTGCTTATGCTTTAATTACTGAAGAAGACAAGCCATCAATTCATCTGAAGATTGGACAACTCTTGCTCAAGAATAGCTCTGAAGAAGAGCAATCAGAAAACATATTTGATATTGTCGGTCATTTGAATATTGGTTTTGATAGACTCACTAATGATGAAGAAAAAAATAAAATTACTCATTTAAATCTTGAGGCAGGTAAAAAGGCCAAATCATCAGCCGCATATATGGGTTCATTAGAATACCTGAAAGCTGGAATGGATCAATTGAGTAATGACAGTTGGGACAAGTGTTATCAGTTAACCTTTGAATTACATAAAGAGCGTTGTGAAGTTGAATACTTGAATTACAATTATGATGAAGCTGAAATATGCGCTGATATCACATTACAAAAAACTAAATCAACGTTAGATAAATGTGAAATTTATCGGCTTCTATGCGTGCAAAATACTCTATCAACTAAGTATGAAGAAGCGATTGTTAATGTAACGACTGCTTTGGACTTATTGGGGATTTATTTTCCAAGTTCAACAGCAGATCAAATTGAACTACAAGCTTGTCTTGATGTGGAAATAAAAAATATTAAAACCCATTTAAAATATCGCAAAGTTTCCGAGCTGGAACAGGCTGAAGAATGTACCGATCCAGAAAAACAAATGGCAATGAAATTGCTACACTGTGGAACATCCTCGATGTTTTTGACCAACCCAACTATGTGGTGGATTGTTAGTACAAAATTGGTTCAAATGTCCTTGAAGTATGGGTTAGTCATTAACTCGATTTTTGGTTTTTCTGCCTATGCCATGTTTTTGGCACAGATAGAAGAAGAGTATGCCCTTGCTTATGAATTTGGAACCTTAGCGATTAATCTGACTGAACGATTTAATCATGGGGGAGTAAAATGTCAAGTTCTTCATGTATTTGCTACTTATGTTAATGGATGGAATAAACACTTGAAATATGCCAATCCTCTCAATGATGAAGGGTTTGCATTAGCCTTAGAATATGGCGATATCAACTATGCTGGATATATAATAATGGTGAATTGCTATAACTTATTTTATCAAAGTAAACCGCTTGAAGAGATGGCAGAGCAAATCGAAAACTATCTCTTGTATGCAGAGCAGAGCAGTCATAAATTGGCAACTGATTTGTTATGGGCAGCTCATTTAGTAATTCTCAACTTAAGAGGTTTAAATTCAGATATTGATTCATTTGATGATGGAGAAAAAGCCGAAGAATTTTATCTAAATAATTGGATAGAATGTCAGAGTTTTATGGTGCTTTGTTATTATTACATTATCAAATCTCAAGCCTGCTATCTCTATCATAAACTGAATGAATCCCTCGATTGTTTGTCAGAAGCGAAAAAAATACTTCCTTTCATCTCGATTAGCATTCCAGTTGCTCAACACAATTTCTATTCGTCTTTAACTCTCTTGCGTTTGTACCCTGATTCCGATCTGGAAAACCAAAAAAAAGTCATGGAAAAAGTACGGAAAAACCAAGTGAGGATGAAAAAGTGGGTAGATAATTGCCCCGAAAACTTTTTCCATAAATATTTATTAGTAGAAGCTGAGGTGGCTAAGGTTCTAGAAGATACTCTAGAAGCGATAGATTTATATGACCGTGCTATTGAAGCTGCCCGTGAAAATGATTATATTTAG
- the fmt gene encoding methionyl-tRNA formyltransferase, translating to MRVIFFGTPAFAVPTLERLLSDPQFKVLGIVTQPDKRRGRGSKAIPSAVKTIALRENLPVWQPERIKKDSLTLQELEQMQADVFVVVAYGQILSLKILKMPRLGCVNVHGSILPQYRGAAPIQWCLYHGERETGITTMLMDKGMDTGDMLLKSVTPIHLGDNAHTLAERLAQMGADLLIDTLLKLDQQQVTPIAQDNDLATYAPLISKPDYELDWQRSALELHNQVRAFFPSCITQFRDRLLKVMETSPLMMDQGLELPEELIALEQNLQHMNLGDAQVGEVVFLAKGFGPVVKTGQGFLVLHQVQLAGKRAQLGSDFMNGSRLQVGEVMNHSSQ from the coding sequence ATGAGAGTTATTTTTTTTGGCACACCGGCCTTTGCTGTCCCCACCCTAGAGCGATTATTATCCGATCCACAATTCAAAGTTCTGGGCATTGTCACCCAACCAGATAAACGTCGAGGTCGAGGGAGCAAAGCCATCCCCTCTGCTGTGAAAACCATTGCTCTAAGGGAGAATTTACCCGTGTGGCAACCTGAACGAATTAAGAAAGACTCTTTGACATTACAGGAATTAGAGCAAATGCAGGCTGATGTGTTTGTGGTGGTTGCCTACGGTCAAATTCTTTCCCTCAAGATTCTGAAAATGCCTAGACTCGGATGCGTGAACGTCCATGGCTCAATTTTACCTCAATATCGGGGAGCCGCCCCCATCCAATGGTGTCTCTACCATGGGGAAAGGGAAACCGGTATTACCACCATGCTTATGGATAAGGGAATGGACACCGGAGATATGTTGCTTAAGTCAGTGACCCCCATTCATTTAGGAGACAATGCCCATACTTTAGCCGAGCGGTTAGCTCAGATGGGCGCAGATTTATTAATTGACACTTTGTTAAAACTTGATCAACAGCAGGTTACCCCCATTGCCCAGGATAATGATTTAGCCACCTATGCACCTTTGATTAGTAAACCGGATTATGAGTTAGATTGGCAACGCAGTGCCCTAGAGTTACATAACCAAGTACGGGCATTTTTTCCGTCTTGCATTACTCAATTTCGCGATCGCTTGTTGAAGGTGATGGAAACCTCTCCCTTGATGATGGATCAAGGATTAGAATTGCCTGAAGAGTTGATAGCATTGGAGCAAAATTTACAACATATGAACTTGGGTGATGCCCAAGTGGGAGAAGTTGTTTTTCTTGCCAAAGGATTCGGCCCAGTGGTGAAAACTGGACAAGGGTTCTTAGTTTTGCATCAAGTACAATTAGCTGGAAAACGGGCGCAATTGGGAAGCGATTTTATGAATGGCTCCCGTTTGCAAGTGGGAGAAGTTATGAACCATAGCAGCCAATGA
- a CDS encoding PP2C family protein-serine/threonine phosphatase, protein MSDTQKSGISITRSATTTPSGVALDLSTVLKANQAISGEIVLEKLLMALMNIIMQNAGAQSGYLLIADQEELIIEASQTLDSDQIQVLQALPVQENAQIAQSLINYVRRTQESVVLHDATNQGNFINDPYIQEYQPKSILCVPLINQGELVSIVYLENNLTIGAFTANRVEMIKLLSGQAAIALENAYLYQNLEKKVQQRTAELALANQEIGILNEKLKAENIRLSSELDVAKKLQQMVLPKAEELDDIADLEIAGYMEPADEVGGDYYDVLKQGDRLKIGIGDVTGHGLESGVLMLMAQTAIRTLQKMDETDPVRFLDILNQTLYDNLQRMKSDKNMTLSILDYHQGWVQLSGQHEEAIVVRCDGKIELIDTINLGFPIGLDDQIADFISQQDIHLNAEDVMVLYTDGITEAENREKYQYGLERLCNLLIQHRQKSAHEIRERVVEDVRGFIGEHKVFDDITVVVLKQR, encoded by the coding sequence TTGTCTGATACACAAAAGAGTGGTATTTCTATTACTAGAAGTGCTACTACTACCCCCTCTGGTGTGGCTTTAGATCTCTCGACGGTTCTCAAAGCTAATCAAGCGATTTCTGGTGAAATTGTTTTAGAAAAGCTATTGATGGCTCTGATGAATATTATTATGCAAAATGCAGGAGCGCAGAGTGGATATTTGTTGATTGCAGATCAAGAAGAATTGATCATTGAAGCCTCCCAAACTCTAGATTCTGATCAAATTCAGGTCTTACAAGCACTTCCCGTACAAGAAAATGCTCAAATAGCTCAGAGTCTAATTAATTATGTGCGTCGTACTCAAGAGAGTGTAGTACTTCATGATGCGACAAATCAGGGTAACTTTATCAATGATCCTTACATTCAAGAATATCAACCTAAATCGATTCTTTGTGTGCCTCTGATTAATCAAGGAGAATTAGTCAGTATTGTCTACCTGGAAAATAATTTGACGATAGGTGCGTTTACAGCGAATCGAGTGGAGATGATTAAACTGTTGTCGGGACAAGCGGCGATCGCCTTAGAAAATGCGTATCTCTACCAAAACTTGGAAAAAAAAGTACAACAACGCACCGCAGAACTCGCCTTAGCCAATCAGGAAATCGGCATCTTAAACGAGAAACTCAAGGCAGAGAATATACGGTTAAGTTCAGAGTTGGATGTAGCCAAAAAACTCCAGCAGATGGTACTGCCGAAAGCAGAAGAGTTAGACGATATTGCTGATTTGGAAATTGCCGGATATATGGAACCCGCAGATGAAGTAGGAGGAGATTATTATGATGTTCTCAAGCAAGGAGATCGCCTAAAAATTGGTATTGGCGATGTGACGGGACATGGGTTAGAAAGTGGGGTATTGATGCTGATGGCTCAAACAGCAATTCGCACGTTGCAGAAGATGGATGAAACCGATCCGGTGCGGTTTTTAGATATCCTCAATCAGACCCTGTATGACAATTTGCAACGAATGAAGTCTGATAAAAATATGACCCTATCGATTTTGGATTATCACCAGGGATGGGTGCAACTGAGTGGTCAACATGAGGAGGCGATCGTGGTTCGCTGTGATGGAAAAATTGAGTTAATTGATACAATAAATTTGGGATTCCCCATTGGTTTAGATGACCAGATTGCGGATTTTATTAGCCAACAGGATATTCATTTAAATGCTGAAGATGTGATGGTATTGTATACGGATGGGATTACAGAAGCGGAGAATAGGGAGAAGTATCAATATGGATTAGAGCGTTTATGTAATCTACTGATACAACATCGGCAAAAATCAGCCCATGAGATTCGGGAACGGGTGGTTGAGGATGTACGCGGGTTTATTGGCGAGCATAAGGTGTTTGATGATATTACTGTGGTGGTTTTGAAGCAACGATGA
- the ftsH3 gene encoding ATP-dependent zinc metalloprotease FtsH3, translating into MNKRWRNAGLYALLAIVVIALGTALFDQQPQPTQTWPYSQLIDEVESQRVERVNLSADRTRALVTAENGDKILVNLPNDPDLLNILTNNNVDISVLPPSDDGAWVRALSSLFIPILLVVGVFFLLRRAQNGPGSQAMNFGKSKARVQMEPQTQVTFGDVAGIEQAKLELTEVVDFLKNADRFTAVGAKIPKGVLLVGPPGTGKTLLAKAVAGEAGVPFFSISGSEFVEMFVGVGASRVRDLFEQAKANAPCIVFIDEIDAVGRQRGAGLGGGNDEREQTLNQLLTEMDGFEGNTGIIIIAATNRPDVLDAALMRPGRFDRQVVVDRPDYAGRLEILNVHSRGKTLSPDVDLEKIARRTPGFTGADLSNLLNEGAILAARRNLTEISMDEVNDAIDRVLAGPEKKDRVMSEKRKELVAYHEAGHALVGALMPDYDPVQKISIIPRGRAGGLTWFTPSEERMDSGLYSRSYLQNQMAVALGGRLAEEIVFGDEEVTTGASNDLQQVARVARQMVTRFGMSDRLGPVALGRQQGNMFLGRDIAAERDFSEETAAAIDDEVRNLVDQAYRRAKAVLVNNRAVLDQLAQMLVERETVDSDELQELLANSEVKMAAIA; encoded by the coding sequence GTGAACAAACGGTGGAGAAATGCAGGACTATATGCTTTACTGGCGATCGTCGTCATTGCCTTGGGAACAGCGTTGTTTGACCAACAACCTCAACCCACCCAAACCTGGCCTTACAGTCAACTGATTGATGAAGTTGAGAGCCAACGGGTAGAGCGGGTCAACCTCAGTGCTGACCGTACTAGAGCGCTAGTGACCGCAGAAAATGGCGATAAGATTCTGGTTAACCTTCCCAACGATCCAGATCTACTCAACATTCTCACGAACAATAATGTTGATATCTCAGTTTTACCTCCCAGTGATGATGGGGCTTGGGTGCGGGCCTTAAGTAGTCTGTTTATCCCGATTTTGCTGGTGGTAGGGGTCTTTTTCCTCCTCAGACGGGCCCAAAATGGCCCTGGCTCTCAGGCGATGAACTTTGGGAAATCGAAGGCTAGGGTGCAAATGGAACCCCAAACCCAAGTCACCTTCGGAGATGTGGCCGGGATTGAACAAGCCAAATTAGAGTTAACGGAAGTTGTAGACTTCTTGAAAAACGCCGATCGCTTCACGGCAGTGGGCGCTAAAATCCCCAAAGGTGTCCTCTTAGTTGGCCCTCCTGGAACGGGTAAAACCCTACTCGCGAAAGCAGTTGCCGGTGAAGCAGGAGTTCCCTTTTTCTCCATTTCGGGTTCTGAGTTTGTCGAAATGTTTGTCGGGGTGGGTGCTTCCCGCGTCCGGGATTTGTTTGAACAAGCGAAAGCCAATGCTCCCTGTATCGTCTTTATCGATGAAATTGATGCCGTTGGTCGTCAACGGGGTGCAGGTCTCGGTGGCGGTAATGACGAGCGCGAACAAACCCTGAACCAATTGCTGACCGAAATGGACGGGTTTGAAGGCAATACCGGAATTATCATTATTGCGGCAACTAACCGTCCCGATGTTCTCGATGCTGCCTTGATGCGTCCCGGTCGCTTTGACCGTCAGGTGGTCGTAGACCGTCCCGACTATGCTGGACGCTTAGAAATTCTTAATGTTCACTCCCGGGGCAAAACCCTATCTCCTGATGTGGATCTGGAAAAAATTGCCCGTCGGACTCCTGGATTTACGGGTGCAGACCTCTCCAATCTCTTGAATGAGGGAGCCATTTTAGCGGCTCGTCGCAATTTAACTGAGATTTCCATGGATGAAGTCAATGATGCCATTGACCGCGTTCTGGCTGGGCCGGAGAAGAAAGACCGGGTGATGAGCGAGAAACGCAAGGAATTGGTCGCCTATCATGAAGCCGGCCATGCTTTAGTGGGCGCTTTGATGCCAGATTACGATCCCGTACAGAAAATTAGCATTATTCCTCGCGGCCGTGCCGGGGGTTTGACTTGGTTCACACCGAGTGAAGAGCGCATGGATTCCGGATTATACAGCCGTTCTTATCTGCAAAACCAGATGGCGGTTGCTCTGGGCGGTCGTTTGGCTGAAGAGATCGTCTTTGGTGATGAAGAAGTGACGACTGGTGCATCGAATGACTTGCAACAGGTGGCACGGGTGGCTCGGCAAATGGTGACTCGTTTCGGGATGAGCGATCGCCTCGGACCGGTCGCATTAGGTCGTCAGCAAGGCAATATGTTCCTGGGTCGCGATATTGCAGCCGAGCGGGATTTCTCGGAAGAAACGGCAGCCGCTATTGATGATGAGGTGCGGAATCTAGTAGACCAAGCCTATCGCCGCGCTAAGGCAGTGTTAGTCAATAATCGTGCTGTCCTCGACCAATTGGCACAAATGCTAGTGGAACGAGAAACGGTTGATTCTGATGAACTGCAAGAATTGTTGGCCAATAGTGAGGTGAAAATGGCGGCGATCGCCTAA
- a CDS encoding alpha/beta hydrolase-fold protein — protein MAYCRRYFRFYSHILQREMEVLHFGDSGYPMLLFPSSNGRFFDPEDRGLIAALGRHLDMGWTQVFCLDTLDWETLLAPGLTIQERRQRWLLLEKHWCKEFIPYACDEAQNDFLVAAGCSLGATHALNLALRYPNIVRRCISMSGTYDLTKLPGIAQLNSEETTKELHFINPVAYMANMNRDRWLELGGANTDLKLLTAQHDHCLSDYLRLCDTFNRNGIPHHLEIWDGGHDWSIWQAQLAAFA, from the coding sequence ATGGCTTATTGTCGTCGGTATTTCCGGTTCTATTCCCATATTCTGCAACGGGAAATGGAGGTCTTGCATTTTGGGGACTCTGGCTATCCCATGTTATTGTTTCCTTCAAGCAATGGACGCTTTTTCGATCCAGAAGACCGGGGTTTAATAGCGGCTCTGGGGCGGCATTTGGATATGGGCTGGACTCAGGTGTTTTGTTTGGATACCTTGGACTGGGAAACGCTGTTAGCTCCAGGATTAACGATTCAGGAACGTCGTCAGCGCTGGTTATTGTTGGAGAAGCATTGGTGTAAGGAGTTTATACCCTATGCTTGTGATGAAGCCCAGAATGATTTTTTAGTGGCTGCTGGCTGTTCTTTAGGCGCAACCCATGCGTTAAATTTGGCTTTGCGCTATCCAAATATTGTCCGCCGCTGTATTTCTATGTCGGGAACCTATGATTTAACCAAGCTACCTGGGATTGCACAGTTAAATTCCGAGGAAACCACTAAGGAGTTGCATTTTATTAATCCAGTCGCCTACATGGCTAATATGAATCGCGATCGCTGGTTAGAGTTAGGAGGAGCCAATACTGACCTCAAACTTCTCACGGCTCAACATGACCACTGTCTCTCCGATTATCTGCGCTTGTGTGATACTTTTAATCGCAATGGCATTCCCCATCATTTAGAAATTTGGGATGGGGGCCATGATTGGTCCATTTGGCAAGCACAACTAGCAGCGTTTGCCTAA